The following DNA comes from Erigeron canadensis isolate Cc75 chromosome 3, C_canadensis_v1, whole genome shotgun sequence.
atcaccgacctaTCACCGCtatctcaactattaaagatgattaTATTGTATGACTGCTTTAGTGTTTAGCTAGCGAGCATGACTGTAGTGGAGTATATCTAAATAGTGACTCACAAAGTACACACACGAAATAAATATCaaatgccttgctagtagctagtagttctgattgctatacaaaccttatataagtgcttaactagtcagTAGAAAGTAGGAAGATTGAGCTGTAAGACACGTGGAAGTATAGAgctgttttagaggtattaacacgAGTAAtaagttagcttttagttttgattgaccaATTGTCTCGCCTAtagctatagcttactgattttgtctaaTGCTTTCTCAATTCGTTTTGCATGACTGTTCTTTCAAATGATTTCAATAAAGTAGAGTACTTTAACAATTAAGTTGTCCGTTCATCATTGTTATATTTTTCTTGGATagtttgcttgaggacaagcaaagactTAATtgtgggggtatatgatgagcatccattttgtgataaaaacccttATCGAAAGGCTTTATTTCAGTGtataaatgagttaatattccggaactattggaaCTTAATGGAATcgtatgtttatgcaggttcgCGGAAGATGcaagagagggtaaatgacatcaagtggctcaagaaggaagcctatgaagttacaagatataaggaagtgattcgggagccgaACGAAGAAGAACAAGCTGCAGCAGGAGTCACCAGCGCTGCTGGCAACTAGCCAGCGCCGCTAGTTGCCAGCGGCGTTGGGGAAGTCCCAGCGCCACTCCCAGGTCACCAGCGCCGCTGACCCAAAGAAACCTAGTCCCACCACCGCTGGCAAGCCCAGCCAGCGCCGTTGGGCGGCCAAGATCTGAAACCAACTTAAATCACTATTTAAGCCGAACTAATCCTCAAACCCCTAagagagagagccgattcagtagccctagccgcccagtaTCAACCCTAGTTCGTagttgcagattccaagaaggttttggagcttccgGCACCTTCCAATCTTCATTCGCGGTCTAGATTTATCTTttctatttactttatattatcaaacattgtctttcatcttttcagactttgttattcctttaataattctaggctagtaggctgaatatttgtatggatcgatgtgatcatgtagacgtttattgttttactttgtttgttggaatctgttggagtgtgttttactgtttattgtagatccatgtttattagtaattcatgagGTTATAGGTTCTATATCCGAATATATTAGTTTGATTCTGacggttgtctatgatcatacactacgactaatatgctaggacggaaaacactagtcggtctataactaggagtaaaaagtgattcacttgtaatcGAGGGATCCaaaaccatagtaactaggatgaattgaacatgaagcttaacaatgttAGACGCGATCCAGTGACTTGTaaccgagcactgtggtcaccggagagaattattatctggtcatggcttaagagtcgagtaactaaaagatgaactagtaacacaaactttaggtcattaatgcttaaacaatgaatctagcgagaagtTGTATATAGGGTAGTGTGACTCTAGCGACAATACTagtaattaggcaaagtgaatcctaacgagaatctgagccgtgattaagtttccaatagTCTAACAAACGGCTAGAATAGTATTTGTTCGTActatgagatcggagatgccaaacaagtattttaattttataactattattttatttttcaatattttacgTTGTGTCTTCTGACGCAGTCTGCCCAGGTAATACCGGATAGTTACTGTTAGGTagtagtttattaggagttagtgacaaacccccaaaacaaactatatttacacatattattagattaggtagtgcaagcgtccctgcgaacgatcctgtaatttACCACTAGACTATATTACACAGACCGGGTGCTCTGCTCGTAAGTGTGTAAGttttaggataatttacttatacaacattataaatttaaaagctagAATCAATAATAAAAACGCACATCAGAGGAGAAGACAAAATAACTTGGGAAGTCAAATGTCCcgaacacgacaagtggtggctcgACGAAAGGCTTACCCTTGCATAGGAAGTATGTCaataaaagatgatgaagagTAATCATAGCTAACGaatgtatttcgtgtttttatCTTGTACggtctttttaattatatgctgtcttttaagtaatgtaatgtgtttgtttaataaatgaatgtgtttgtttagttaGATAATGGTAGTTTAAATAAGAtgggtttatttatttatttatttaaagagtcgttaagaagaaaaaaaaaaaaaacaaaagtcaaaactgaACCCCACAATCACTCTTCCTCACTCGGTGGTGTAGGGAAGAGGCAACCTAGGAAAAGCTTACGCCGAGCACCGTGCCAACCCAGGAAGAGCACAAAGTTCACGCCGAGCGGTGGCACCAGCCTTATTACTTATTTAAGCTCAACATAATTCTAAAGAACTCTTTCAACAACATCCATCTTGTAAGGCCATAACATCGTAAATTTGTaacttattttaatataaattttttctaGTGGTGAAGTTGTGTTTCCCTTTTCGTAGCTCCTCGATTACACTTTGGTTTGTAATCTTTGTCTTCACAATTTTCTTTATAACTGCTACAAAGTGTTCCTTACACTTTGTGTCATTAATTTCTATAAAGATTGAAGATTTTACTTGATCGACTGTCATGTAGTTAGTAGATGACGAAGAGACATCTATTTTGTTAATTGTGAGTGTTGgtttatatagaaaaagaaatgaaaatgaaacgtgatagaaaaaagaaaaataaaaatgaaacgtGTGGTTGGACAACATTAAAGATTTTGCTTATGTTTGGTTgtttataaacttcaaaacttataattttatattataactatttgatattatttttgaatgaattatatttgtatttttgatatttttattggaTTGCAACAAGTCTAATAACATCTTTTAAAAAACCACTAATAAATCCCAACTTGTTGAACTAGGTCGACCTGCCCTATTTCTGGTTTCTAAGACGAGTAAATACTAAATAGCATGAGTAGTCTTTGtggtttctaaatttttttcaatGCGTAGTTTATTTTCAAGTACTTTAAATGTATGATCTCAAAAAACAACTGTCTCATTTTGTAGCAACTGTTTCATTTCGCTGCAAAAATAGTCGAAAACCAACTGATTAGTAATGCTATTCTAGCAACGAAGTAATAGTTTAAGAAACcaagcattcaaaagatctcaAGCATAAATTATAACACCAAATGGACttccaaattttttttagataagtaacattaaaaataacGGAAACTCCCCATTAAAATTTAACCATGGAAATGCTATTCAATAAAACATGTTATTAAATTGCATCAAAATCATAGCTAAAAGAAATTCATAAATTACATCATTAAATATCTACAAGACTAGAAGCACATTTATCTTAGAGGGTTCCTAAACTGAAAGATGcgattgaatatatattaaaatgagaTGAGTGTGGCTTGAATGAGTGGTAAATACCTTGACCTTCGATCCTCATTCCATGCAAAAAGGCCGGAGGTGCTTTTCTACCATTTATGTAGAACCTAAAAGGAGCCTCTCTACCTTGGTAAGTTGGTAGGGTTAAgatctgcctacatcttaacctctccATACACTGTCGACTCGTCAAGGTATTGGGGCTTAAAACTCGCAAAAGAACGGCAATGAGCTGTTTCATTCTTTCTTCATAGTTTTCATAATAATTTGCAAATGGAGTTCGAGTGTTCGACCAAGATGATCAATGTGAAGATGTTAACTAGAGTGCATTATTGACGAGTTTATGTGGAAGACATGCCGAAGGATACAATCAATGGTTGTGGTTCGGCGGTTAGGTTTTATACAGGATATCCGTACTTTTGGGTGATTTCAAGCGATTATCACGAAAATGTCTCGGATTTTAATAGTTGATTAGTAGAGATGAGCCGGTAAATCAATTTGATGTTAAATGTAGGTTCCATTATCAGCGATACGACCATGGTTGCCCACCCATTCTAGTCGCCTCTACTCAATCAAGACGCCCAATACTTACTGTTACAGACCCCTAACTAAAAAACTCGTGTATCAAGGGACCTGGTACTATATAGACTTGGGAAAGGACAACATGCTCTTAAAGATCAAACTTGAGTCCTCCTACCCTCCTATAGCCCCGAGTAGTGTAATTTCTAGTCTCTGTATAAGTCGATGTGTGCTCTTATTGATACTTTAGGTTATTGCAGACAAGTAAAAGAACATATTGGCATCAACTAATCTGCCTAGAAGCAGAATAAGCCCTCCTGATCCTTTATCTTATTCGAGTATTTCGCAACCCTAATATGAGATTTCTGGAACAAATATGCAAGACCCTCCATTTCTAGTAAACACCTTTATATCAGGGGAGCCTTAGACTATCGGTTTTCGAGTGACCTGTCAGTCAATCAAGAGGTTTCAATTGATGTATTTGGAGTATTATGGGCATATATGCATCTTTACCTTTTAAAAGAAATACCTTTAGGAAAAAGAAGCACTTAATGTATTATGCTATTGCGTCTTTTCAATCAAGATAATTAAATCAAGTTTTATCTCACTCATCTTACTACACTTTGTATCAAGATGACAACATATACAAATAATACAGATTTCATTTTCAAACTTTCAATTTCTAAGTTAGTGAAGAAGCAAACAAAAGATAAAGTCAATGTCAATGAACGAAAGAAAAACCATGTGTGTATACACCCTGTACAAAAGATAACATGTCTACATCTGCTGTATTTATACGaactaaaatgaaaataaagagggaaaaaaataaattatacccATGACCATCACATTCAACTAGCCTAAAACAAAGCAAAAGTGAGTGAACCTGTGAAATATCAAATGCTGGTTTCAAATGAAACTCGAAATCCTTTACTTGGAACTTGGATTGAAGCTGCTTCAAGCCCGTGCAACATCTTGACCACATCTACTGTATCATCAAGATAGTATTTAGCATTACTCGGCTTCTGGCCAACTGTACAAGCAAATACTTCTGCTATCCCACGGTTCACAACCGAGCTTGAGATCTTCTCGAACATATCCTCATCCGACCTATCATCTCCTATGCAAAACACAAAATCCAACGGCTTCCCTTTGCTTTGCATGCTTGCAATGAGACTTTCCACCACCACTCCTTTGCTCACACCCTGCGTAAAACCAACAAATTAATCATAAGATTAAAAACATAATCTAAACTCTAAAACTAAAATTTGCCAAATTTACCTGAGGGTTGACCTCAACGATTTGTTGACCACGTTTCACGACCACAGGCTCGTTGGCAagcacactttcaaggtgatcATGAAGCTCCTTAGCTTGCCACATTCCAAAATCAGGGTCAGCTTCTTGATGATGCCAAACTAAAGCACTTTCCTTTTGCTCTATAAAAGAACCATCAGTTGCTTCGGTATAATGCTCCATCACAGGCAATGCCATCTTCTTCCAATCAACATCCGTCAAGCCGCCACAACATTCCCAATCCGATTCACCACTCCATCTAGTTAACCACCCATGTTCAGCCGATAAACCAAGATTCTTGCAGGAATCAAACCACTTGCCTAACGAGTCCTTCCCCCTACCACTAACAATGAACACCACATTCTTAGGGTCACTGGAAAGCACATTCAATATCGAAATAACTTCTTTGCTTGGAGTTTTATCAACCGAAGCTTGTGGCATGACTGTACCATCATAATCCAACAAGATCAACCGGCTACTTGTCTTCTTATAAGCCGAAACAATGTGTTCCACGGATAGTTTCCTAAAGTTAAACCCAAGAGCCACAACCCgaaaacccaacccaaacccgaCCCCCCAGCACCTCTTATGATAATGCTCCTTACAAGCTCTCTCAAGGTCTTGATCAAAACTTTTAGCCCAATAAGCAACATCATGAGaactaatatacttataatgtTTTTCATGTCTCAACTTCTTCTCATTATCAGGCATTGTAATAGCTAAACTCATTGCTTCTGCAACCAAGTCAATATTCCACGGGTTAACCCTGATAGCACCACTTAAAGACGGCGAACACCCTATAAATTCCGACACTATGATCACGCTTTTCCTATCGTTTGGTTCACAAACCCCCAATGCTTTATCTAACTCGGGACTGCCTTGTCTCGAAACAGTGTACTTATAAGGTACCAAATTCATACCATCTCGAACCGCATTCACTACAACACATTCAGATATTGCATAATAAGCAACCTTATGTTGTGTAGAAACCGGGCCATTAACAAACACAATCGGTTCATACCCATCTTTACCAAACCTCTTATTGACCTCATTAGCCACATTTCGTGTCTCATTTTCGACTTCTTGAATATCATGACCCTTACTTCGGGGCGGATTAACTATCTGGACTAAAACCACTGACCCTCTTAAATCAGGATACTCTTCTAAAAGCTGACCCATTGCTAAAAACTTCAAACTAATCCCTTTAAACATATCCAtatcatcaacacctaaaatcACAACTTTTCCTTTATAAATTCTTTTCAATTCTTCGACTTTGTTAGCAGTCAAAATCGACGATTTTACTGTCTCTATCTGACCCATATGTATCCCAACAGGTAAAATCTTGATACTAACAGTTCTACCATAATATTCTAGACCAATATACCCTCTTTTAGACTTATAATCAAGTCCTAACATTCTACTACAACATGAAAGAAAATGTCTAGCATAATCAAATGTATGAAAACCAATAAGATCACAGTTCAATAAAGCCCTTAAAATCTCATCTCTAACGGGTAAAGTTCGATATATTTCGGACGATGGAAACGGGCTATGCAAGAAAAACCCGACCCTAACCCGATGAAATCTTTTTCTCAAAAAAGTTGGCATTACCATAAGATGATAATCATGTATCCAAACATAATCTTCATCTGGGTTAATAACTTCCATCACTTTATCTGCAAAAACTTTATTAGCAGACACGTATGCCTGCCATGTTACCCGGTCGAACCGGACCCCATCGGTCCGGGTTACGGGTAACATGTAATGAAACAAAGGCCATAAATAATGTTTACAAAAACCATgataatatttattttgtatatctGAAGATAAAAAAGTAGGGACACATTTAAACTTATCCAACAATACTTGTGCTACTTCTTCTTGTTCACGTGGGTCAATATCCACGTGTAATGACCCGACGTGGATGCATTCTACGTCGGGTCCAAACCCGGATTTTAGTTGCAAAACTAACGCATCCGGGTCGTATTCAAAAACCCATTTCTGTGTTTCTTCATTCCGCTTGGATTTCAAAGGTAACTGATTTGAAACAATGATCCGACGTTCTGGGTTCGAAACGACGtcggatgatgaagaagagtaATGATCAGTTTCATAATCGGATAAGATTCCGGGCACTGTCATGATTTTCGGAATTCTTGGACGATCAACAAAATAATCATCAAGGTTAAGCAAATTAAAAGATGATCGTGACAACATTacaatctctatatatatctatatatatgtaaatagatatgaacaaattaagggaaaatatatgtatctatcAAGAAGGTAGGATGTGTATTGTTACaagtatatatttgtataatgaaATGAGGAATTCATGAGTAAAATTTTGTTGTTATGAAATACTAATAAAGAAGAAGGTGGTGGTGGGTGGTGGTATGGTGAATAGGATAAGAATGAAAACAAGTAGAGAGACCGACttttagttaatatataaaagaacatCATATGGATATGATATGACTATGATATGATATAGATAATATCATATGTATGAATTgaaagatttattattattattttattattatataaataaagattagaTTTGTTTTGTGATGTTCAAACTGTAACCGACTCTATCTCCTTTTCTCTCTCCCTTTCGCTAAATGGATATGACCGGATATCTGACTTTTATAGGTTATATTTCCTACCAAAGTTAGATTTTGTGTGTTGGGGGAATTATATTGctaatagaataataacttCATCATATAGTTAACTACAAacaatgaatttgttcacacttatagatgagtgtgaacaaattaaaaattttgttacattttttagtgtgtagaaatatattgaattaaaagtgatggaaatttttacacactaaaaagtgtgtagaaataaaagttcatactttttagtgtgaactttcataattattttgttacgcctcatttgttcacggtaaCTTTTTTAGTTACCGTAGACAAATGGGGTGtgataaaataattatgaaagtccacactaaaaagtatgAACTTTGTGAACAAATGAGGCGTGACAAAATAAGTAtgaaagtccacactaaaaagtgtgaacttttatttctacacactttttagtgtggagaaatttccatacacttttaatttaatatatttctacacactaaaaagcgtgacaaaatttttaatttgttcacactcacctaaaagtgtaaatGGCTAATTACTATTGTAATAATATTATTCTCTGTTCAGAGGAATGTAGCTTTTTctattacttaaaaaaaaagtagaagcAGTCACTTTACTTTAATATAGGTAAAGCTGTCGAGATCTCAACCTCCCACATACTTCATAAAGTTATTGAGAatcaaaacttataaaaaacgGCGTTAGGTGTTAAATTTTTGTATGCGACTTTAAAAGTGATATAaaagttagatatatatatatatatttaggggcCGGTCATtgcaaaataaatattaaaataaaataaataaaataagtttttaaCCCTTAGATCTTAGTAAATTGATGCAAAAATATTCACGAAAcgcaattatatatattgatttacggtgatttttagtgaaaagatataaattattttatttgttttactttaatatttattttatattatttgaaactTATAAATCTTAATACTTTTTATCAAAAACTTTGACTTTTGGTCAAAATGATTTATCAACGGCcttgaataaaaaatttatgtGAAATTTGAGCAAATAGTGCTAAATCGCTTAACATTTGTTCAGTGATGATATGTTTAGTCGTGTCATGTCGGTGGTTGAAAAAGAGAGAAGTGTTTTATCCATGTACAAAAACTCATGAGAAACCAGTCAAAATTGTATGAAAaaggtttttattttcaacttttgaaatagaaaaataagatatttaaaatttacataTTAACAAAGTTGGATATCTTTATGTATAATTTaccctaaattttttttgtacatTTTAAAGAGTTTagttagacttttttttttccattaaataTCACTGGTACGGTATCCGCGCAATGTAGCAGTGGTCATGATAGTGacgtgtggtggtgggggcgagTGTTGGTGGTAGAAACAACATCGAGTGGTGTAAATAGTTGATattaaagtaattgatgtaaagaataAGTGaagatatattaaaagataatgaACTCATagtaatgtaatttaattattaagagtattttagacAATTCTCTCATGTAACTTATAACTAGTAGTTAATTTTTGtactatattatattgtatagaactagattattgtcccgtgTAATACGCGAAAGAATATATTTAACTAATGACATATTTCGTTTCATAATATCGTAAGTTGACAAACacagataaaagattttgaaaatggaTTAATTTGTATCATGACGCAAAAGATGTAAATTAATATCTTGCTATTAATGGTGGAAGAAAGGGGGGCTAATCAGTGCTTAGCCACCCCCAACCAACCATGTTTTTTCATTGCAAGGTTAGTCTTATGGCTGATTGTAGGCAATGTTATTGCAATCAAGCATCCTCTTGATCGATTTTCGGAAAAATAAGAGTGTAAAATCATACCATTTTGCCAGAAGTTGCAGGTTTTCGAAAAGCAAATCAGTTAAGCCAACACATAGATGCTTTGAAAATGGTGTTGGGTTTGAGTTttaattaagggaaaatgaCCTATATGGTCAATTTTAAGGGTTATATATCCAATTTTAGATAcctgttaaattttttttacttatttggTCATATTTTCCTTACCACCTAACAATCCTAATAAGAATTAAAAGTAACCAATCAATATATGACAAATGTCATTAAGTTGCTCCACAACTTTGTATTAGTTTTGACTTTATtatttgttagtatatatataggttttaggtaaaataaaacaagtattaaagtaaaataaataaaactataacatCCCAAACGTTTATGATTGACTTTTGACTTGTCCGTTAGTCAACGTTAGGTTACCTCAAGTTATGTGCCTTAAATGGATTACATAATTAAATGCTTATGTATATAGTATATGAAAAGTAAGATTAATGTGTTAATGTGCAATACGATATGATAAATTATGATAAATAAAGTCACAAAGTGTTTCCGATAGAGTTAAATGTCGTTAAGTATTCCCGTATGCGTTAAACGAGCAATTAGGCCACGAAACGAGCTACAAGAAAGTACAAGGGCCTagatgttaaatcttgaaacaTGCTCCAGTTGATAGGGGACTTAAGTCACGTCTCATATGCCCTAAAATCAGATCCAAAACTTCTAAGAAAGTTCACACACAAACCCTAGAGCATCTCCTCAAGTTCTATGCGATTCGGAAGCAATTTGATGGCGATTCCTTCTAGTTTTCGATCCATTAATCATCCCTACAGGTTATTCATCATTGCAAGATCATAGGGTACTGGTCTTTAATAGTTTTTATCCACCCATCTCTAGTTGTGAGGGTTGGGTATGGTCTAATTGCAAAACGTTTATTGATTTCATGCCATTCGGGTAATCAAATAAGTGATATATGTTTGTAATGGATCAAGGAATCAATTGATGGTTTGAGGGCATCAATTGTGTCATAAAAGATGTTAATTTCATGTTTCCAGGTCGGGGTTAGGGTTCGAGATTGAATGGGAATCGTTTAAAGATGTTTAAAAATCAAGTTTGCTGATCGAGCCCCATTGTGTGGTGCACAGGAATTCTGTGCGGTGCACAAGGATtctgtgcggcgcacaggaATTCTGTGTGTTGCACAGATTAGTCTGGGTGCTTCTGTTTGAGTTTATGCGGCGCATGGAAAATCCATGCGGCGCATATTCAGGTCTGGCAGTCGTATAAGCTTGTTTTTTATGCCCGTTTGACCCATAGACCTTAAGTATAAGTTACCTAGATGTTTAGGTAACTTAGAGGGGTTCTTTTGAGCCCCGTTTATGTTACCTATTGGTTATATCTTTTGCTATACGTAGTTGGAAACATAAACAAGGCACATTATCTTTGCATATTACTCGTGGTGCTCGTcacgaggtaagataacatcttttatcaCACGAGggacaacaaaacatagttttcataagttaacttccccaaatgaatgattgtatgtttatatgtatttggGAATGAATGGGAGGTTACTATGGGATTGTCTATGATTACCATTGATGCTGAATGGTAAGCTTATGCATGCTATGATGAAATTAtaatatgtttatgttatgaaatgatgTCATGATGAAATAAAGTAAATGATAAGCTCAGATGTATATGATGTAAAGATAAGATGATATGATGATAACTCGATGAGATGCTATGATGTTAGTCTCAAAATGATCACAAGTTAGTCACACAAGTAGTTAATTCTCTCATGCCGACATAATATACAAAATTCATATCATTACGCTATGGCAAAAGTACTAATGTTCTAAGGGGATCGTTATGTATCATGCCATCATGCCAAGTTTACAACGATTGTCTATCATTTTCTCATGCTAAATTCATACTACATGTCCATTATCATAACCAATACTCATTTTCAACACATCACACAAAGAAGCAACTAAGACAAGCGGTTTAAAATATAATCTGAATCCGATATGCTTTCTACTTATTGACCGGGCTTgtgtacagggtgtaccagcggttAACCCTCCACCTAATCAACTTCGAATAAGCATATCGGTTACTTATTATATCCTAAACCAAACGTGTGCTATTCGTGGTGTCATTAACTTGTTATAATACCGGGTGATCATAAAATAGTTGATCAAGCTCTTTTAGGGTTGCCACAATAATATACTAAGTTAATGGCATAACTTCATTTTGCCCTAATTTATCAAACTATCACCAAGCCATGACAACAATCCATCTCAATCACAATCAAGTTCAAATCAATGTATACATTAACCACATTGTGCTCAATACACGTTCATTGCATTATACCCAAGTCATCAAGTAAATGGTCTTGTCTACGAACTCACAATGTATACTTTCAAGGTTTCATACAATTCAAATTGCATACAAAATTCTTAAccatgcatgctatatgaagagttttaacttaagccgtagtctaggtcaaactgcctaattctctacgaccacgcatgggccaccattctgtaacaccccgaacTAGGGCCCGGAATATTACGGAAATGAAATAGCACATGATGaaattatcgtaggcaactaaatgaaaataaatgaattcggtgaattcAATAAGTTTAAGACAAGTACAAACACAAAATGCATAAAGAACAAGTAGCCattacaagtttacaaaacAATCTAAAAGATGGcgatcgatcctaagcataatgCAAAAGAAAGGCAtgtgaatccttgatccatgtaagtcTAAGCCCGGGTCCAACAATCTATCAAATCATACATCTTGTCTTGGgttcacctgattacctgaaaagtgtactaaataAGTCAACAcgaagttggtgagttcgtagaaaTGGTTCACAAGGAACCATTGTCGATAGTGACAATGTCTAATCACAATAAGACCATATGGCATAAAATAGTTACGTGTAATAAATGAGCACAAGTGATGTAAATGTCCAAGTCACGTATCGTATATATGCATGTGCCATGATGAATATCAAATGTAGGCCAACCATGTCACGTAAAGGGTTTGCATGTGTGTAATTCGCATAGATAAGTGAgcttgcgtgtaaagcgcgtaaaTAAGTATAcattgcgtgtaaagcgcatatataagtatacgttgcgtgtaaagcgcataaataggtatacgttgcgtgtaaagcgcataaatatGTATactttgcgtgtaaagcgcataaataagtatatGTTGCGAGTAAAGCGCATAAACAATatacgttgcgtgtaaagcgcataaataagtatactttgcgtgtaaa
Coding sequences within:
- the LOC122592924 gene encoding probable alpha,alpha-trehalose-phosphate synthase [UDP-forming] 11, producing MLSRSSFNLLNLDDYFVDRPRIPKIMTVPGILSDYETDHYSSSSSDVVSNPERRIIVSNQLPLKSKRNEETQKWVFEYDPDALVLQLKSGFGPDVECIHVGSLHVDIDPREQEEVAQVLLDKFKCVPTFLSSDIQNKYYHGFCKHYLWPLFHYMLPVTRTDGVRFDRVTWQAYVSANKVFADKVMEVINPDEDYVWIHDYHLMVMPTFLRKRFHRVRVGFFLHSPFPSSEIYRTLPVRDEILRALLNCDLIGFHTFDYARHFLSCCSRMLGLDYKSKRGYIGLEYYGRTVSIKILPVGIHMGQIETVKSSILTANKVEELKRIYKGKVVILGVDDMDMFKGISLKFLAMGQLLEEYPDLRGSVVLVQIVNPPRSKGHDIQEVENETRNVANEVNKRFGKDGYEPIVFVNGPVSTQHKVAYYAISECVVVNAVRDGMNLVPYKYTVSRQGSPELDKALGVCEPNDRKSVIIVSEFIGCSPSLSGAIRVNPWNIDLVAEAMSLAITMPDNEKKLRHEKHYKYISSHDVAYWAKSFDQDLERACKEHYHKRCWGVGFGLGFRVVALGFNFRKLSVEHIVSAYKKTSSRLILLDYDGTVMPQASVDKTPSKEVISILNVLSSDPKNVVFIVSGRGKDSLGKWFDSCKNLGLSAEHGWLTRWSGESDWECCGGLTDVDWKKMALPVMEHYTEATDGSFIEQKESALVWHHQEADPDFGMWQAKELHDHLESVLANEPVVVKRGQQIVEVNPQGVSKGVVVESLIASMQSKGKPLDFVFCIGDDRSDEDMFEKISSSVVNRGIAEVFACTVGQKPSNAKYYLDDTVDVVKMLHGLEAASIQVPSKGFRVSFETSI